GAGAGCGCTGCGCACCTTTTGCGCGGAGCCGAACCGCACCGGCGATTTGGCCGCTAAAACTCCGTTGTGCGCGGTACATCGTTTTCCTCCTGTCGCTGAGCCGCGAATCGGCTACAGCGACGACCGGCCTTCCTCTCTGGTCCGGAGGTTCCGTCACGATGGTGCTGCGATGGCACTGCCATGTTCCGCACGCCGGTGCCGCAAATCGGGTGCCGGCATCTCGCGTGGCAACGCCCCGACCGAAGAGCGGAGCGCGCCCAAGCGGCACAAACGTGGGGCGAGCCAACAAGTTCGGCGCACGAAGGAATTCGCGGCCAGGGCCACGTCGCGGTTCGCGCGAACTCATCCCGCGCTTCGTCGTGGTCAATCTCTGTGCAAACGCCCAGGCCACTGGCCGAAAGGCGACCACCCAGCTCCGCGGCCGTCACCCGAACATGAGCGTGTCGGGCAAGTAAGACGCCGATTCATTTGCCTCGGTGGGAGAGCAGCGGCCCTTGGATCGGCCCGCCACGCAACACGAAGCAGATCAAGCGCTGACGTCGAGCGTGCTGGGCCACGCCGCGCCCAGTACGCCGCGCCGCGAAAGCAAAAGCGCCGCGCGCGGCGCTTTTGATGAGCGCGCCGGCCGATCTGCACAGCGAGCACCGGTGGGACGGCATCCCGGCGCGCCGGGATTGCCTACCGAGACGTCCCCCGCCGTTCGGTCCGCCGGAATACTACACGAGCGCGACCCGCGGGCAGAGCAACCGCGCCCGCTGGGCCGAGAGCGCGATCGAGGAGGTCTTTCATCGGGCCGTGACGCAGAGCGACATCACTTTCTGGGAAAGCCTGATGCAGTGAATCCGCCGGCACGATCGTCTGGCGGTTTGCGCGTCAATCGGGCAACGTCAGCACCAGCACGCGCTTGGGAACCTGCCCGACGGGAATCCGCGCGGCCACGCGCCGGCTGGCCGTGTCGATCGCGGCCACCGTGTTGCCCTTCCGCTCGCTGATGTAGCAAAAGCGGCCGTCTAGAGATCGCCCACTTGTCGCCAATCACCGGGCGACAGCCCGCAGGTGACCAACTCCACCGAGCGACGGCTTTGGCCGGCGACAAACATCAGCAGGCGGACCTCCGGGTGCTGTCCGCACCACGCCACCGCACGCTCCGCGCCGAGCACATACAGCGCGGTGGCCAAGGCATCGGCGTCGGCCGCGGTCGAAGCAATCACCGTGGCGGAGTAGACGCCCTCGGCGGGCCAGCCCGTGCGCGGGTCGAGAATGTGCCCGTAGCGGCGGCCGGCGTGGCGAAAGAACTGCGTGCCGGCGCCGGACGTGCCCAAAGCCCGATCGCGAAGACGGATTTCGACGACCGAACGCTCCGGTCGCAAGGGATGCCGCACGTCGACCGTCCAACCGCCCGGAGCGCCCGTTTGCCGGCCACAAGTTCCACGGGCCAGCAAGCTGCTTTGCCCGCCATGCCAGAGAAAGTGGTCGATGCCCGCTGAAAGCATCTGCTCGGCCACGCGGTCGAGCGCATAGCCTTTGCCGATGGCCCCCAGATTGACCTCCACGCCCGGTTTGAGAAAGCGGACGGCGTGGCTCGCTTCGTCGAATTCGAGTGCGTCGCTGCCCACGCGGCGGAGCGCCTCGGCCAGAACGTCGGCTTCGGGAATCGTCCCGGCGCGGCGATAAAAGCCCCACACCTTCGTGAGCGGTCCGGAGGTGATGTCGAAAGCGCCCTCGGTTTCGCGATGAATCTGGGCGGCGCGGAGCAGCAACTGAAACAGGCGCGGCTCGACTTCAACCGGGCCGCTGGCCGCCAAGCGATTGAGCCGGCTGATCTCGCTGGTGTCGCGGTAGACCGTCATCTGTTCTTCGAGTCGGTCGACGAAATCGAGCGCTTCCAGGGCGATGTCGGCCGCCTGCGAGTACTGGCCCGCGTTCAAGTAGATTTCGAACTGGCAGGCCATGGCCCGGCGGCCAAGTTGAAGCAGGTAGGTTTCCGCGGCGGCGGGTGTCGTTGGCTGGTCGCCTTCGACCTCGGCCGGCGCGACAAGATCGCCCAATGCCTGGGCGGCGGCCTGGCCCTTGAGGAACTGGCGGCGGTTGGTCTGGCGCGGGCTGGGCATGAAAATATTATAAGGCGTCGGGCGTCAGGGTTCAGGGTTCAAATCAATTCAAGTTCCCCGCCCCCGCCGGCCGATATCAGGGAACCGCCTGACACGATGTCATCCAGGGAGGATCCGCATGGACGTCAATCGCGTTCGCCGTTATGTCATCGACTTGCTGCCGGAATTGGGATTTGCCCGGACCGAGCCCAACTGGGAAACGCCGCTGGTCTGCGACGGCAAACCGCTGGGCTGCCGGTTTGAGTTCGACCAGGTGCGGGCCTTTTGGTTTGCGGCCCGGCAGGCTATCGAGTTCTATGGCACCGACTGGGTGCCGCTGAAGGTGGCACGAGTTGATGCGACCTGAACTACTGCCGCTTCCAATTCCGGAATGACGTCCTGGGGCTTCCGTCGCTCTGTAGGGAACGCCCTCCGTGGCGTTCCGCGAAACCAGGCGCGGCGCCAACCGGCACGCGGCGGAACGCCACGGAGGGCGTTCCCTACAGAGCCGGCTGCCGCACGAGTTAGCAGTCAGGTCAACCGCTTCACCAGCCAGTCGCCCAGGCCGGGCGACAACTGCGCCACGGCAAACAGCAGCCGCGCCAGACGCGGACGCACCAATTCGCTGCGCCGCGTCTCGCACGCCCGCACGATCTCCTGGGCCAGCCGCTCCGGCGACAACGCCTTGGTCCGCACGCCGGCTCCCGGTTTGTAAGCGCCGGGCGGCAAGCCGGCCGACGCGGCGTCGCGAAGCTGCCGCTCCGGTCCGCGTGGCTCGTGCCGGGCGATCGGCCCCGGACAGACCAACAGCACGTGCAGTCCCCGCGGGCCAAGTTCCAACCGCAGTTGCTGCGAGTAGGCGGTGACGGCGAACTTGGTGGCGGGGTAGGCTCCGACAAAGCGCGCCGCCGATTTGCCGGCCAGCGAGCCGATATTCACCAGGTGCCCGCGTGTGGCCAGCAAGTGCGGCAGAGCGGCGTGCGTGCAACGCACCACGGCCAGGAAATTCAATTCGAGCAACTCGCGGAAATCGTCGGCCGTGGTTTCGTCCACCTGCCGACGCATCGACCGTCCCGCGTTGTTCACCAGCACGTCGAGCCGGCCGAAACGCTCGATGGTTTTGGCAAACAGCCGCGCTACGTCGTCATCGCGGGTGACATCGGCCGCGACCACAGCGACCTCGCTCCCTTTGGTCCGCAACGCGTCGGCCGTCTTGGCCAGAGCATCGGCCCGGCGCGCGGCGATCACGACGTGCGCGCCTCGTGCGGCGAAAGCCTCGGCGATCGCCTTGCCCAGCCCGCTTGAGCCGCCGGTCACCACCACGACTTTACCTTGCCAAGAACTTGTCACGATATGCTTCCACTTCCCAGGTCATGTCGAGCTGCGGCTCGCCCAGAATCAGCCGCTCGAATTTCAACGGGTAGCCGCGCCGCTCGTCAAATTCGGCCCGCAACACCGCCTTGCTCCCCGGCTTGGCGCCGAAGCCGCGCGTCGGGTCTTCGGCACAGTCGACGTCGTGCTCGATCACGTCGAATAAGCCGGGCACCGTCCAATAATGCCAGGTGCGGCGGTCCGAGCGGACGCCGTTTCGCAGCACCTCGACGGGTTTGCCGTCGCGGACCTCGACATGATAGCGGCCTGGCTGGCGGCCCATCACCGCGACGTCGAGTGCGTAATCTGCCGGGCCGTTCTGCCGCCAACGTGTTCGGGCGGCGTCGAGTGCCTCGGTGGTGAGGGGCGGCGTCGCCTGCCGCCGCGAAACGACGACGATGGCGATCACGGCGGCCAGGGCCAAGAGTCCCCCTACCGCCGCGCCGGCCAACACGTCGCTGGCCCGCAGGCGCTTTCGGGGCGGCGGGGCCGAATCGGCGGCTTCTGCGGGGTCTGGCACTCGTGCTCCGTTATGCTGACCGGCGAACGCATTGAAACCGCCGTCGCGTTGCCGTATTATAGCCAACGGGCACCGCGGCCAAGAACATGGGTCCGTTTTTTTGAAGCCCTTGGCTGCCGGACAGGGTATTACCTCCATAGCAACCCTGCCGGAGGTGGTCGCTCACCTCTCCTCTTCCGTCCCAGGAATTCGACGCATGAACGCAATGACCGCCGAACATCGAGGTGTCTCGACGCCGATCCAGAATGGTTTTGCCACCCGCCCTGGGCGCCGCAGGGGGCGCGGTTGGCTGACTTGGGCGATCTCCTTTCTTGTTTTTTTGGGTCTCGGCGGCGTGCTGTTTTATGGCGGCTATTCCTTTTACGCGAGCGAAGGCGCCGAGGGCGCGGGTCCCCTGCTGACGATGCCCGTGAAGAAGGCCGATTTGCTGATCACCGTCACCGAAGACGGCAATGTGGAAAGCGCCATGAACATCGAGCTGAAGTGCAAAGTGCCAGGCCCGATCACGATTCTGGAGATCGTGGCCGACGGCAGCCACGTGACAGAGGGCCAGCAGTTGGTGCGGCTCGATTCGTCGTCGTTGGAAGACTCCGTGCTGGCTCAAGAGATCGTCAAGGCCAAGGCGCTGGCGGCCAAGATCACCTCCGAGAAGGATTTTGCCGCTGCCAAGATCGCCGTCGATGAGTATGAGCAAGGCACCTTCCCGCAAGAGATGGAGGAATACGACGCCGACATCACCGTCGCCCGACAGGACCTGTCGACCGCGCGGAACCAGCTCCTATACAGTCAGAAGATGCACCGCAAGGGGTATGTGACGGCGCTCGACGTCGAATCGAAGGAGTTTGCCGTCGAGCAGGCGCAACTGAGGCTGAAGGTTGCCGAACGCAAGAAAACCGTGTTGGAAAAGTTCACCCGGCTGCGGACGCTCGAAGACCTGACGAGCAAGCGCGACAGCGCCGCGGCGCTGCTGGAGTCCGACCTGGCCGCGTTGAAAAACGAATCGAACAAGCTTCAGCGGCTGGAAGACCAGCTCAAAGAGTGTACGATCGTGGCCCCGCAAGACGGCATGGTTGTTTACGCCAACGACCGGACCAACCCCTTCCAGCAAGGGCCCAAGATCGACTTGGGTGCGCAGGTCAATCAGTTCCAGGCCATCTTGCGGCTGCCCGACTTGAAGAACATGCAGGTCAAGGCGCTCGTCCATGAAACCAAAGTCGATCAACTGCGGCCGGGCATGCGCGCCAGAATCAAGATTCAAGACAACGAATTCCAAGGCGCGATTACGTCGATTTCCAATCAGCCCGAGGCTGGGAATTGGTTCCAGGGCAACGTCAAGGAATACGCGACGTTGATCAAAATCGACGGCGAACCGGAAGACCTCAAGCCCGGAATGACCGCGGAAATCGAGATTCTCGTCCAGGAGAAAAAGGACGTGCTGCAGGTGCCGGTGCAATGCGTGTTGGAGAGCGGCAACCGATTGCGGGCGTATGTCAAGACCCCCGGCGGCATTGAAGCCCGCGACCTGGTGCTGGGGGGAACCAACGACACCGTGATCGAAATCGTCGACGGCCTGAAGGAAGGGGAACTGGTGCTGCTGCACCCACGCGCCGACGTGCCGGACGCCAAAGACACGTCTGCCGAGACCGAAGCCGTCGATGTCGGCAAGCGGTATGGAACGAGTCAGGTCAAGCCCGGAGCGGTCGGGCCTGCGGCGGCGGGCGGACCTGCGACGGGCGGACCGGCCGCCGCCCAGGACGGCGGCGCGGCGGGACCAGCGGGCGGCTTCAAGCTGCCTACCTTCAAGGAACTGGACAAGGACGGTGACGGCAAGCTCACCCGCTAAGAGAATCCTTCGCCGTGGTTCGATAAAATCGACACCAATTCAGACGGTTCGATCGATCCCAAGGAATTCAAGACCGCCTTGGATGAGGTCAAGAAAAAGATGGCCGGGCCAGCGGGAGGCGGCGCGCCGCCAGCGGCCGTTGCTCCGCCGGGCGGTGGCCGATAAATGGCATAATGGAGGCCCCAGGGCGGTTCGATATCGTCAATACCGCCTTCGTACTTCGGCCTTACAAGACTCCGCCGAAGCAGCCGCGGCGCCGGCCGCCAGTTTTTCGGCACCAACCTGCGAGGTCACCGCCAGGAACAACTGTTCGAGCGACGTGTGTTGTGCCGCCAGCCGGCTGCGCAGCTCGGCCAACGTGCCGATGCAAAGCAGCTTGCCCCGGTCGACGATCCCAATCCGGTCGGCGATCTGCTCGGCCACGTCGAGCAGGTGTGTGGACATGAAGATCGCCGCCCCCGCCCTGGCCCTGGCCCGCAACAGGTCTTTGACCAGCTTCGAGCTGCGCGGATCGAGGCCCACCAA
The nucleotide sequence above comes from Pirellulales bacterium. Encoded proteins:
- a CDS encoding DUF6174 domain-containing protein; this translates as MPDPAEAADSAPPPRKRLRASDVLAGAAVGGLLALAAVIAIVVVSRRQATPPLTTEALDAARTRWRQNGPADYALDVAVMGRQPGRYHVEVRDGKPVEVLRNGVRSDRRTWHYWTVPGLFDVIEHDVDCAEDPTRGFGAKPGSKAVLRAEFDERRGYPLKFERLILGEPQLDMTWEVEAYRDKFLAR
- a CDS encoding HlyD family efflux transporter periplasmic adaptor subunit: MNAMTAEHRGVSTPIQNGFATRPGRRRGRGWLTWAISFLVFLGLGGVLFYGGYSFYASEGAEGAGPLLTMPVKKADLLITVTEDGNVESAMNIELKCKVPGPITILEIVADGSHVTEGQQLVRLDSSSLEDSVLAQEIVKAKALAAKITSEKDFAAAKIAVDEYEQGTFPQEMEEYDADITVARQDLSTARNQLLYSQKMHRKGYVTALDVESKEFAVEQAQLRLKVAERKKTVLEKFTRLRTLEDLTSKRDSAAALLESDLAALKNESNKLQRLEDQLKECTIVAPQDGMVVYANDRTNPFQQGPKIDLGAQVNQFQAILRLPDLKNMQVKALVHETKVDQLRPGMRARIKIQDNEFQGAITSISNQPEAGNWFQGNVKEYATLIKIDGEPEDLKPGMTAEIEILVQEKKDVLQVPVQCVLESGNRLRAYVKTPGGIEARDLVLGGTNDTVIEIVDGLKEGELVLLHPRADVPDAKDTSAETEAVDVGKRYGTSQVKPGAVGPAAAGGPATGGPAAAQDGGAAGPAGGFKLPTFKELDKDGDGKLTR
- a CDS encoding FAD:protein FMN transferase is translated as MPSPRQTNRRQFLKGQAAAQALGDLVAPAEVEGDQPTTPAAAETYLLQLGRRAMACQFEIYLNAGQYSQAADIALEALDFVDRLEEQMTVYRDTSEISRLNRLAASGPVEVEPRLFQLLLRAAQIHRETEGAFDITSGPLTKVWGFYRRAGTIPEADVLAEALRRVGSDALEFDEASHAVRFLKPGVEVNLGAIGKGYALDRVAEQMLSAGIDHFLWHGGQSSLLARGTCGRQTGAPGGWTVDVRHPLRPERSVVEIRLRDRALGTSGAGTQFFRHAGRRYGHILDPRTGWPAEGVYSATVIASTAADADALATALYVLGAERAVAWCGQHPEVRLLMFVAGQSRRSVELVTCGLSPGDWRQVGDL
- a CDS encoding SDR family NAD(P)-dependent oxidoreductase is translated as MTSSWQGKVVVVTGGSSGLGKAIAEAFAARGAHVVIAARRADALAKTADALRTKGSEVAVVAADVTRDDDVARLFAKTIERFGRLDVLVNNAGRSMRRQVDETTADDFRELLELNFLAVVRCTHAALPHLLATRGHLVNIGSLAGKSAARFVGAYPATKFAVTAYSQQLRLELGPRGLHVLLVCPGPIARHEPRGPERQLRDAASAGLPPGAYKPGAGVRTKALSPERLAQEIVRACETRRSELVRPRLARLLFAVAQLSPGLGDWLVKRLT